The Ignavibacteria bacterium genome contains the following window.
TACCTGAGTTACTTTAATTTTTAATTCATTCAAATTGAAATTTATTTTTTGATTTGGAGTAATGATTTTCTTGAAACCAAGTTTTTGTGATTCTTGAATTCTTTTTTCAAGATTGCTGATACTTCTAATTTCTCCACCGAGCCCTACTTCACCGACTACACAGGTAAGTGAATCAGCTGGAATATCTTTGATGCTTGAAATAATTGCACAACAAACTGCAAGATCAGCTGCTGGTTCATCAATTTCGACTCCGCCAGCTATGTTCAAAAAAACATTTTGTTGACTCAGTTTGAAATTTAATCTTTTTTCAATCACAGCTAAAAGAATTGAAAGCCTTCTCGAGTCAAAACCAGTTGTAACTCGTTGAGCCATTCCATATCCCGATGGAGTAACCAGAGCCTGGACTTCTACTAAAATTGGTCTTGTCCCTTCAATAATCGATGTGACAACTGAACCTGATGCACCGTATTCTCTTTCGGCTAAAAAGACTTGAGATGGATTTTCAACTTCTTTTAATCCATCTTCGTGCATTTCGAAAATTCCAATTTCGTTAGTTGAACCAAAGCGATTTTTAATTGCTCTTAATATTCTAAATGAATAGTTTTTTTCGCCGGAGAATTGGATAACTGTATCTACTATATGTTCAAGTGCTTTTGGTCCTGCTATTAAACCATCTTTGGTGATGTGTCCAATTATGATTATTGCAACATTATTCTTTTTTGCAAAATCCATTAGAGCTGATGTGCATTCTCTAATTTGGCCAATTGTTCCGGGTGAACTTTCAAGTTCATCTCTGTAAATTGTTTGAATTGAATCAATCACTGCAATGGAAGGTTTTTCCTGTTCTAAAATTTCAATTATTTGATTGAGATTTGTTTCAGCCAGAATGTATAGATTTTCGTTTTTCAGTTTTAGTCTTGCTGCTCTTAAACTAATTTGTTCAAGCGATTCTTCACCTGTCACATAGATTACTTTTTCTTTAAGATTTGAAACAGCTTGAAGAACAAGAGTAGATTTTCCAATACCGGGATCACCAGCAATTAAAACTACACTTCCAGAAATTAATCCGCCGCCAAGAACACGATCAAATTCTTTGATATTAGTTTTGAGTTTGAATGCTTTGTTGATTGTTTTTTCATTAATAGTTGAAATATTTACAAGAGTTGTTTCAGATTTCTGTCTGGAGTTTTTACTCTTTTGCTTCTTTTCAAATTCTTCAGCAAATGAATTCCATTGACCGCAGGAGGGACACTTCCCAAGCCATTGAATCGACTCGTATCCGCAATTCTGACATACAAATTTTTTCCTGATTGAATTCATCAATAACCTGTTCGTTTAATAAAATCCTGAATGACTTGATCATCCTGATTTATGAAATCATCAAATTTCCCATCGAAATAAATTTTGCCATTGTGAATCATAGCAACGCGGTCAGAAACTTTTCTCACACTCACCATATCGTGAGTTACAACAATTGAGGTAACTTTTAATTTTTTTGATAAGTCATAAATTAATTGGTCGATAGTGTCGGATGAAATTGGATCAAGTCCTGTAGTAGGTTCATCGTAAAGTATGTATTTGGGATTTGTAACTAATGCTCTTGCAAGTCCGACTCTTTTTTTCATTCCGCCGCTAAGCTCTGCCGGTTTTTTATCATTAATACCAGATAAATTCACGAGTGCAAGTTTTTCGTTAACGATTTTCCTTATTTCGTCTCTTTTCATTTTAGTGTTTTCGATTAGAGCAAGACCGACATTTTCTTCAACAGTTAAGGAATCAAAAAGTGCGGCGCCTTGAAAAAGAAATCCAAAATTTTTTCGAAGCTCGTAAAGTTCATCTTCGGGGAGTTCATTGACAATTTTACCGTCAACCTCGACATAACCTTTGTCGGGTTTGAGAAGACCAATGATATGTTTAATTAAAACACTCTTACCGCAGCCACTTCTTCCAATGATCGCGATTGTTTCACCATCGTGAATTTCCAGATTAATTCCATTCAAGACTTTTTGTTCGCCGAATGATTTATGAAGATCTTTTATCTTAATCATAATTACTCAAATTTAACTTTAATGTAATTTATTTTTCAAAGGAAATTATAACGGAGAATTTGGTTTATCAGTTTGATCAAAATTAAATAAGCATCTTAAAATAGCAGATCGTAAGTGAAAAAATTTGATAGGGATTAACTAATTCACTTTCCAATCGTTTGAATTAACTATCAATCAAATTATATTTGTTCAGCATCGTTATTGATAATCCATCAAAGGAATAAGAGTTGAAGAGAGCAATAATCAAGTTTTCAATTTTATTTGCATTTTTCAGTCATATTCTATTCTCTCAAACGATTGTTTCTACAATCGAAGGGAAAGTTACAGATGAAACGGGTTCACCGCTTCCATTGGCAAATGTTTTTATCAAAGAAACGAATATTGGAACGACAACTGATTCAAAAGGAAATTTTCGACTGATCACGAAACCTGGCAATTATACACTTGAGGTCAGCTATGTTGGATATGAAAAGAAAAAAATTGAGATAAGTTTAAAGCCCGATCAAACACTTCATCTAAACATAAAATTAAAATCCACAACTTTTGAAATTGCTGGAATTGAAGTAACCGCAGAAAAAGAATTTATTCCACTTACTCCCGAAACAAAGTCTGTTATCAAATCTGGTGAAATAGAACACATTCAAGCATCAAGTCTTGGAGATGTGGTAAAATTGATTCCTGGAGTCGATGCAACAAATCCAACATTAAATTATGTTGAAAAAGCTTCGATTAGAAAGGGTGATGCACTTGGGACACAAATTATTATGGATGGAGTTCCAATCTCGAACAATGCCAATCTTCAAATTGGTGTTGGTTATTCAACGGCTAATTCTGGAGTAGATTTGCGTTCAATTCCTGCTGAAAATATTGAAGAGGTGGAAGTTGTTAGAGGAATTGCATCAGCTCAATATGGTGATTTCACTGATGGACTTGTAATAGTTAGAACTAAAGTAAAGCCTGAACCATTAAGGGCAAAATTTAAATACAATCCAAGATTATACGAGTCCAATTTAAGCGGCGGAATAAAATTCGGTGACTGGATAGTAAATGGAAATTTAAACATTGCTTCATCGGAACGAGATATTCGCGTTGAAGGTGATGGTTATACGCGAATAGCAGCGCAAATCTCGGCTGATAAATCTACAGATAATTACTCATTAAAAAATTTCTTTTATATCACAAGAGCATTTGATGAAAGTAAAGAGAAACCAGGATATGCACTTAGAGAAGCCTGGTACAACCGGGATGTGAACATCAAATATTCGGTCAATTACACTCACTTATTTTCATCTTTTACAAAGTTGAACTCAAATATTTCAATCTCTTACACAAAGCAGAATTCATATCAACAACAAATGGTTTCAAGGGATAATATTGTTGTAACTGATAGAATGACCGAAGGAACACAAAAGGGAATTATTGTTTTTGGTTCATATCTCGGTAAAAAATGGATTAAAGGTGATGTGTGGAATATTTATGCTGATG
Protein-coding sequences here:
- a CDS encoding ABC transporter ATP-binding protein, whose translation is MIKIKDLHKSFGEQKVLNGINLEIHDGETIAIIGRSGCGKSVLIKHIIGLLKPDKGYVEVDGKIVNELPEDELYELRKNFGFLFQGAALFDSLTVEENVGLALIENTKMKRDEIRKIVNEKLALVNLSGINDKKPAELSGGMKKRVGLARALVTNPKYILYDEPTTGLDPISSDTIDQLIYDLSKKLKVTSIVVTHDMVSVRKVSDRVAMIHNGKIYFDGKFDDFINQDDQVIQDFIKRTGY
- the radA gene encoding DNA repair protein RadA; this encodes MNSIRKKFVCQNCGYESIQWLGKCPSCGQWNSFAEEFEKKQKSKNSRQKSETTLVNISTINEKTINKAFKLKTNIKEFDRVLGGGLISGSVVLIAGDPGIGKSTLVLQAVSNLKEKVIYVTGEESLEQISLRAARLKLKNENLYILAETNLNQIIEILEQEKPSIAVIDSIQTIYRDELESSPGTIGQIRECTSALMDFAKKNNVAIIIIGHITKDGLIAGPKALEHIVDTVIQFSGEKNYSFRILRAIKNRFGSTNEIGIFEMHEDGLKEVENPSQVFLAEREYGASGSVVTSIIEGTRPILVEVQALVTPSGYGMAQRVTTGFDSRRLSILLAVIEKRLNFKLSQQNVFLNIAGGVEIDEPAADLAVCCAIISSIKDIPADSLTCVVGEVGLGGEIRSISNLEKRIQESQKLGFKKIITPNQKINFNLNELKIKVTQVKTLKEAIKELLE